GTGCTGTTCGCGGTGGGCATCGTCGGTATCTTCCTGCGCCGCTTCGGCTGGCCGCGGCCTGCGTTCCTGATCGGCTTCGTGCTCTCGAGCCAGGCTGAGAACTATCTGTATCAGGCGCTTCAGTTCTACGGCTGGGAGTTCGTCCAGCGTCCGGGCGTGCTGATCATCGGCGGCCTGACCATCGCCTCCACGCTGATGGCCCTGCGCAGCCGGGTATCCGAAGAAGGTGCGGTTACCAAGGAGGCCCGCGGCGAGGAAACCGATCGGCCGGTGCTCGGCGGCGCCGACAAGGCGGAGCGTCGTCCGCAGATCGTGTTTGCCGTGCTGTTGCTGGCGACCTTCCTCTACGGCGTGATGAGCAGCGCACCGTTAAGTTTCCTGGGATCGGTGTTTCCCTTCTACACCTCGGCACTGATGGTCGCCTTCAGCGGCTACATGGTGATGATGCTCGTCGTTGGCAAGCCGGGACACAGCGCACATTTCGACCAGGAGGTGGCTGCCAAGGCAAAGGGCGCGGACGACGGCACCACTGTCTGGCCGTCCGTGGGCTGGTTCGTGTTCCTCTTCGGGATGACCTCGGTGCTCGGTTTCATCATCTCGATCGCGATCTTCATCACAAGCTTCCTGATGGTGCGCACACAGCTCGGTGTTGCGCGCAGCCTGCTCTACACGGGGCTCTGCATCGCGTTCATGAGCACGCTTGGTCACTACCTGACGCTCGACTTCCCGGCGGGCGTACTGCAGCACTACGTGGAAATGCCGTGGCCGCTCAAGTAAGCCCGCCTGCTTACCAGGTCTCAGCCACATTTTTGTGATCCCGCACCTGTCCGTCAGCCCCATTGGCGGGCGACAGGCAGGTGCTCCGCCCGAAATCCGACGGAGGACGTAACACCATGAACCTAAAGGACTGGATCGGACGCTCGGAAGAAGTCTCCGACATCGCCACCGCCACCCCTTACGCCGCCTTGTCGGCAACCTTCGACCGCCCGGCAGAGCGTCCTGCTGTTGGCACGCCACTGCCCGGGCTGTGGCACTGGCTGTACTTTCTGCCACTGCACCGCCAGTCCGAGATCGGCCCGGACGGTCACGCGAAACGGGGTGGCTTCCTGCCTCCCGTGCCGCTGCCGCGCCGCATGTGGGCTGGCAGCCAATTCACCTTCCATAAGCCGCTGCGAATCGGCGACGTGATGACGCGCACCTCGACCATCCACGATGTTAGCGAGAAGAGCGGTCGCACCGGCCCGCTGGTGTTCGTCAAGGTGCGCCACGAGATCCGCCGCGAAGGCGAAACCGATATCGCACTGACCGAGTTTCACGACATCGTCTATCGCGAAGCGGCCAGGCCCGACGACGTCGCGCCGCCGCCCAAGGCTGCCCCGACGAGTGCTGCCTGGGAAAAGAAGTGGGTGCCGGACGATGTGCTGCTGTTCCGTTACTCGGCGCTCACCTTCAACGGTCACCGCATCCACTACGACCGCAAGTACGTCACCGAAGTCGAGGGCTATCCCGGCCTGATCGTGCACGGTCCGATGGTCGCCACCATGCTGCTCGACCTGCTGCGTCACCAGTTGCCCGATGCCGAGCTTGCCAGCTACGAGTTCCGCGCCGTGCGCCCGGTGTTCGACATCAACCATTTCTTCGTCTGCGGCGAACCGCTGCCTGACGGCAAGACCTTCCGGCTGTGGGCCAAGGATCACGAGGGCTGGCTGACGATGGACGCCACCGCGGTGATCAAGTGAGGAATGCGAAATGAGACCGCTTGAAGGCATTACCGTCATTACCCTGGAGCATGCGATTGCCGCGCCCTTTGCCACCCGCCAGCTGGCGGATCTGGGCGCGCGGGTGATCAAGGTTGAACGTCCCGGCGTGGGCGACTTTGCCCGTGGCTACGACGAGCGCGTGCGCGGGCTGGCATCGCACTTCGTTTGGACCAACCGCTCCAAGGAGAGCCTTACGCTCGACGTCAAGGATCCGGAAGCCCAGACCATCCTCAAGCGCCTGATCGTCGAAGAGGCCGATGTGGTGGTGCAGAACCTCGCGCCCGGCGCGGCGGCGCGGCTCGGATTGTCCTATGCGGATCTGTCCGCACTCAAGCCGGAGATCATCGTCTGTGATATCTCTGGGTACGGCGGCGACGGCCCGTATCGCGACAAGAAGGCGTATGACCTGCTGATTCAGAGCGAGTCCGGCTTCCTGTCGGTGACCGGAACCGAGGACGAGCCCTCCAAGGCCGGCCCCTCGATTGCCGACATCTCGGCCGGCATGTACGCCTTCAGCAATATCCTTGCCGCACTGCTGCAGCGCCAGAAAACCGGCCGCGGCCAGCACCTCGACATCTCGATGCTCGAGAGCCTGGTCGAGTGGACAACCTATCCGCTCTATTACGCATTCGACGGCGCGTCGCCCCCGCCACGCACCGGCGCGAGCCATGCCACGATCTACCCCTACGGCCCGTTCCCGGCCGGCGATGGCAAGGTCGTGATGCTGGGTCTGCAGAACGAGCGCGAGTGGGCGGCCTTCTGCGACAAGGTTCTGCTGCGTCCCGAGCTCGCCGCGGAAGCGCGTTTCTCCAGCAACTCAAAACGCAGCGCAGCACGCGCCGAACTGCGCCAGATCATCGTCGATGCCTTCGCCAGCCTGAGCAGCGAGCAGGTGATCGAGCGCCTGGAGGCGGCCCAGATCGCCAATGCCCATGTGAACGACATGCATGCGGTGTGGGATCACCCCCAGCTCAAGGCGCGCAAGCGCTGGCGTGAGGTCGGTACGTCGGCAGGCGTCGTGCCGGCGCTGTTGCCGCCAGGATCGTGGGAGGAGTGCGAGCCACGCATGGACCCGGTGCCGGCGCTGGGCGAACACAGCGCATCCATTCTGGCCGGCCTGGGCTACCCGGAAGATCGCATCGCTGCGCTCAAAAGCGCCGGCGTGATCTGAGCGCGCGCAGGAGGCATGCGATGACACTCCCGATCACCTACCTGTTCGTTCCGGGCAACCGTCCGGAACGCTTCGACAAGGCCTGTGCCGCAGGGGCTGGCGCCATCGTGCTCGATCTCGAGGACGCCGTGGCCCCGGCGGACAAGGCGCTGGCCCGCAACGCGATCGCCGACTGGATCGCGGCACACCCGGAAGCGGCTGCGCGCGTCGTGGTGCGCATCAACGACACGAACTCGGCCTGCTTTGCCGACGATGTGGCGCTGATGAAAGCGCTCGGCATCGTCCACGTCATGCTGCCCAAGGTCGAGTCTCCGGGGCAGGTGGATGCGCTGGTCGGTGCGACCGGCGCGGCGGTGAAGGTATTGCCGCTGATCGAGTCCGCCCGCGGCGTGGCCAACGTCGACCGCATCGCCGCGGCCGGCGGGGTGCAGCGCCTGGTCTTCGGCACGCTCGATTACGGCGTCGATCTCGACCTTTCAGGCGACGACCTCGGCCTGATCTATCCGTCGTCGCGGATCGCCATCGCTTCTCGCTGCGCCGATATCGCCTCGCCGGTCGCCGGCGTCACGCCGACACTGGACGACGAGGCGCGCATCCGGGCCGATCTGGCCTTCGCGCGTGCCTTCGGCTTCGGCGCCAAGTTGTGCATCCATCCCAGACAGGTGGCGGTGATTCATGCCGCCTGTCTGCCCTCTGCGGAGGAGCGGAACTGGGCCGAACGTGTGCTGGCCGCTGCCGAAAGCGGCGAGGGGGCCGTTCAGCTCGACGGAAAAATGATCGACCGGCCGGTGGTGCTCAAGGCGCAGGCAATTCTTGCGCGCAGCACCCACGGCTGAACAACACGACGACCCAACGCATTTCCACATTCAGAAACAGATTTCGAGGAGCATCCATCATGGGCGCCAGCATCATCGACTCACAGATCTTCGGCAACATCTTCAGCACCGACGCCATGCGTCAGGTCTGGTCCGACCGCAACCGCACCGAGAAATACCTCGACATCGAGCGCGCACTGGCGGTCGTGCAGGGCCGTCTCGGCATCATCCCGCAGGAGGCCGCAGACGAGATCATCAGCAACTGCGACATCAACAAGATCGACATGGACAAGCTGCGCGAGCAGACCGAGCGCATCGGCTACCCGGTGCTCGGCGTGGTGTCGCAGCTCAATGCCCTGTGCCGTGACAAGCTCGGCGAGTACTGCCACTGGGGCGCAACCACCCAGGACATCACCGACACGGCAACGGTGATGCAGATCCGCGAAGGGCTGGAGATCATCGACGGTGAGCTCAAGGGCATTTCCGACGCACTGGTGTCGCTGTCGAAGCGTTACCGCGATACGCCGGTAATCGGTCGCAGCAACCTGCAGCAGGCGATTCCGGTGACCTTCGGTTTCAAGACCGCTGCCATCCTGGCCGGCATCGAGCGTCACCGCGAACGTCTCAACCAGTTGCGCCCGCGCGTGCTGATGGGCGAGTTCGGCGGTGCCTGCGGCACGCTGGCCTCGATCGAGACCGGTGCCATGGAAACCCAGGCCGGCCTGATGGCCGAACTGGGGCTGGCGCAGCCGGACATTGCCTGGCACACCGTGCGCGACACCATCGCAGAAGTCGGCGCCTTCCTCGGTCTGGTCGGCGGCTCGCTGGGCAAGATCGCGATGGACGTGAAGCTGATGATGCAGCATGAGGTCGCCGAGGTGTACGAGCCCTTCGCACCCGGTCGCGGCTCCAGCAGCACCATGCCGCAGAAGCGCAACCCGATCTCCAGCTGCTACATTCACGCCGCGGTGTCGGTGGTGCGCCAGCACGCTGCTGCGCTGATGGACGCGATGATCGCCGACCATGAACGCTCGACCGGCCCGTGGGAGATCGAATGGATCGCCTTGCCGGAGGCCTTCTGCCTGCTCGCCGGTGCGCTCAAGCAGACCCGCTTCGTGCTCGAGGGGGTTGAAGTGGACGAGGGCAACATGCGCTCCAACATCGACCTGACCAAGGGCCTGGTGATGTCGGAGGCGGTGATGATGGGCCTCGGTCCCTACATCGGTCGCGAATATGCACACGACCTGGTCTATGACCTGTGCCGTGAAGCGATCGGGACCAACCGTCCGCTGCTCGACATCCTCGCCGAACACCCGGAGATCAAGGTTCACCTCGACCGCGATGCGCTCGCAAAGCTGTGCGATCCGGCGAACTACCTCGGCCAGGCCGGGGTGATGGTGGACAAGGTGCTTGCCCGCGCGGCGGCTCAGTAGTCGTGATGAGCGGCGGCTTTTCGCTCGTGGATCGCCTCGCACGCTGGCAACTGGATTGCCCGACCCTGGTCGATCCGGTGCTTGGCGCGCGTACCGGGCCTGTGCCCGAGACCGTGCGGCCTCCAACAAGTGAGGCGCCCGGCGACGAGCTGGCGCCGGTGGCGATTCTCAGCGAGAACTGATATTTGCTGATTTCGGGCATGGCGTCTGCGCCATGCCCATTGCGTTTGTGCACACATGGAGCCATGTGCGATGGAACTCAGGCAGTTGCGTTACCTGCTGCGCACGGTCGAGCTGGGCAGCATCAGTCAGGCCGCGCTCGATCTCGGCGTTGCGCAGTCCGCCATCAGTCTGCAGATCCAGAAGCTCGAGAGCGAACTCAGCACGCGCCTGCTGCAGCGAACGAGCTGGGGGGTGGAGCCGACCGAGGCCGGGCTGGCCTTCGTCGCCCATGCGCAGCTGAGCTTGCGCCATGCCGAAGAGGCTGCACACGCCGCGCAGGCGTCGCGCCTGTCGGGTCTGGTCAGCGTTGGGCTGGCGCCGACGAGCGCAGGGGTGCTCGGTTTTGCGCTCATTGATGCGATGCGGGCGCAGTACCCGGATATCCGCATCCGCCTGGTTGAAGCCATGTCCGGCCATCTCGGCCAGATGCTCAACGCCCGTGAGCTCGACATGGCCGTGCTGTTCGACGGCGAGCACGGCCGGCGCTGGAGTGTGCGGCCCTTGCTCAACGAGCGTCTGTTGCTGATCCGCAGCGCGGCGGTGGAGTCGTCGCTGCCGTGCCGCCTGGCCGAGCTGAAGGACGTGCCGCTGGTGTTGCCGACGCATCGTCATGGTCTGCGGCGTGTGATCGACACCGCCTTCAGCGCCTGCAAGGTATCGCCGAAGGTCGTGGCCGAGGTCGATTCGCTGTATGTGCTGATGGACATGGTGCGCCACGGCATCGGTGCCACCGTGCAGCCGTGGGCGGCGCTTACGCGTCAGCCCGAAGCGGATGCCCGCCTGCGCTGGGTGGAGCTTGCCGATGCCGGTCTGTCACGGCCCAATCTGCTGTGCAGTCTGTCCGAGGACGAGATGTCGCCTGCGGTGCTCGCAACCCGCGCCCTGCTCGTGAAACTGGTGCACCAGCTGGTCGAGAACGGCGGCTGGCGCGGGGTTGAGCTTATCCATCTCGATTCGAGATAGGCGAATCTCGGAGTGGCTTTGGGCAGGCGTCCGCGTCCGCGAGATAGTTCGTTCATCGCAGGCGCCCGACCTGAATCAGGGTGGCGCCCGGGGACACAGGAGTGCTTGAAATGACTGAATCGGATTCAAACATGGTGGATGTGCTGGTGATCGGTGGCGGCAACGCCGCGCTGTGCGCCGCACTGGTCGCCCGCGAAGCGGGGGCCTCGGTGCTGGTGCTGGAGGCGGCGCCACGCGAATGGCGGGGCGGCAACTCCGCCCACACCCGCAACCTGCGCTGCATGCACGATGCCCCTCAGGATGTGCTGACCGATGCCTACCCGGAAGAGGAGTTCTGGGAGGACTTGCTCAAGGTCACCGGCGGCATCACCGATGAGAAGCTGGCACGGCTGGCAATTCGCGAGTCGTCGCGCTGTCGCGACTGGATGCGCAGGCACGGGGTGAATTTTCAGCCGTCGCTGTCGGGCACGCTGCACCTGTCCCGCACCAATGCCTTCTTCATGGGCGGTGGAAAGGCGCTGATGAATGCCTATTACCGCAGCGCCGAAGCCCTGGGCGTGCGGATCCGCTACAACGCGCCGGTCGAGCGTCTCGAACTCGAAAACGGCGAATTCCGCGCGGCCTGGGTTGGCAAG
This genomic interval from Parazoarcus communis contains the following:
- a CDS encoding class-II fumarase/aspartase family protein, whose product is MGASIIDSQIFGNIFSTDAMRQVWSDRNRTEKYLDIERALAVVQGRLGIIPQEAADEIISNCDINKIDMDKLREQTERIGYPVLGVVSQLNALCRDKLGEYCHWGATTQDITDTATVMQIREGLEIIDGELKGISDALVSLSKRYRDTPVIGRSNLQQAIPVTFGFKTAAILAGIERHRERLNQLRPRVLMGEFGGACGTLASIETGAMETQAGLMAELGLAQPDIAWHTVRDTIAEVGAFLGLVGGSLGKIAMDVKLMMQHEVAEVYEPFAPGRGSSSTMPQKRNPISSCYIHAAVSVVRQHAAALMDAMIADHERSTGPWEIEWIALPEAFCLLAGALKQTRFVLEGVEVDEGNMRSNIDLTKGLVMSEAVMMGLGPYIGREYAHDLVYDLCREAIGTNRPLLDILAEHPEIKVHLDRDALAKLCDPANYLGQAGVMVDKVLARAAAQ
- a CDS encoding LysR family transcriptional regulator, producing the protein MELRQLRYLLRTVELGSISQAALDLGVAQSAISLQIQKLESELSTRLLQRTSWGVEPTEAGLAFVAHAQLSLRHAEEAAHAAQASRLSGLVSVGLAPTSAGVLGFALIDAMRAQYPDIRIRLVEAMSGHLGQMLNARELDMAVLFDGEHGRRWSVRPLLNERLLLIRSAAVESSLPCRLAELKDVPLVLPTHRHGLRRVIDTAFSACKVSPKVVAEVDSLYVLMDMVRHGIGATVQPWAALTRQPEADARLRWVELADAGLSRPNLLCSLSEDEMSPAVLATRALLVKLVHQLVENGGWRGVELIHLDSR
- a CDS encoding FAS1-like dehydratase domain-containing protein, with translation MNLKDWIGRSEEVSDIATATPYAALSATFDRPAERPAVGTPLPGLWHWLYFLPLHRQSEIGPDGHAKRGGFLPPVPLPRRMWAGSQFTFHKPLRIGDVMTRTSTIHDVSEKSGRTGPLVFVKVRHEIRREGETDIALTEFHDIVYREAARPDDVAPPPKAAPTSAAWEKKWVPDDVLLFRYSALTFNGHRIHYDRKYVTEVEGYPGLIVHGPMVATMLLDLLRHQLPDAELASYEFRAVRPVFDINHFFVCGEPLPDGKTFRLWAKDHEGWLTMDATAVIK
- a CDS encoding CaiB/BaiF CoA transferase family protein, with the protein product MRPLEGITVITLEHAIAAPFATRQLADLGARVIKVERPGVGDFARGYDERVRGLASHFVWTNRSKESLTLDVKDPEAQTILKRLIVEEADVVVQNLAPGAAARLGLSYADLSALKPEIIVCDISGYGGDGPYRDKKAYDLLIQSESGFLSVTGTEDEPSKAGPSIADISAGMYAFSNILAALLQRQKTGRGQHLDISMLESLVEWTTYPLYYAFDGASPPPRTGASHATIYPYGPFPAGDGKVVMLGLQNEREWAAFCDKVLLRPELAAEARFSSNSKRSAARAELRQIIVDAFASLSSEQVIERLEAAQIANAHVNDMHAVWDHPQLKARKRWREVGTSAGVVPALLPPGSWEECEPRMDPVPALGEHSASILAGLGYPEDRIAALKSAGVI
- a CDS encoding HpcH/HpaI aldolase/citrate lyase family protein, encoding MTLPITYLFVPGNRPERFDKACAAGAGAIVLDLEDAVAPADKALARNAIADWIAAHPEAAARVVVRINDTNSACFADDVALMKALGIVHVMLPKVESPGQVDALVGATGAAVKVLPLIESARGVANVDRIAAAGGVQRLVFGTLDYGVDLDLSGDDLGLIYPSSRIAIASRCADIASPVAGVTPTLDDEARIRADLAFARAFGFGAKLCIHPRQVAVIHAACLPSAEERNWAERVLAAAESGEGAVQLDGKMIDRPVVLKAQAILARSTHG